The Synechocystis sp. PCC 6714 genome includes the window AAACTAGCTTAGTTGATTTAAAGACAAAGATCTACGACATTGGCATCAGTTTAGCAAATTTTTTTGCCCCCGAACAAAACAATCCAATCACATCAGTGTTTGCAGAAAATGTAAGCAAATCCGATGATGTCTCTAGTTTCAACTCGCTTATCGCTGATAATGATTCCCAAAAATCGTTCGAAACGCAAATTAAAGATTTTTTTCAACAAAACCGTCAAATCCTCAGGGAAGATTACCAAAAGTTACAAATAATCACTGAATCTGATGATATTGGTAAATTGAAAATTATTTTAGAGGCTGTTAGTTCAGTTGAGATTTTCAAAACTGATTTTCTTAATTTAGGCAGAAAAAGACTGCCAGAACATATTTTGATCCGCACTGCTCAAGCTTCAACAGTGATTGCATTTTTGCATCGGAGTGGTGGCCAGTTCACTACCTACATCAAGAATTTTAACGAGTTAGTCATCTTGGAAAGAAGGCATAAATTTCACCTCTGGCGAGATCAGCGCCAAAAAGCTATTACAGGGAAAGTTGGCCGGGAAGAAATTGAAAAACTTAATAACTCCGCCAATGGCCAGTTTCAACTGATGGAAGAATTAGATCGAATAGATTTTGAACTTTTGTATTTGTTGACAACGGCAATTTACAACCAAGATTTGGAGATGACAATGGGTCAAGCCTGGCCGATCGCCTGTGGAGAACTGAAGCATAATTGGTTAGTTAAATTACTAAACCATGGCTGAGTCATAGGAAATAATCCTGGTGTTCCCTAGCCTTTAAGGCCATAAACCCGTTGCCATTGCTCCTCTGTAACTCGAAAGTTTGTACTATTGGGTGCTCGAATGACAGACAAATCCCGAAGAATCTGATCCTGTTTGAGCTCGTGGCGGCGCAGAGGTTGTCCCAGCAACTTACGTAAAAATGTGAGTTGCACCCTTGGCTTATCTAACTTTGCTTGGTCAGGGACTAACCAATATTGTTTGTCCAGTAGTTCCCCATGGATTTCCGGCGGCTTGGTTACTTCGGCAATGGCATAAATTCCCGCCTCTGGCCCGGCCATCCACACCAACGCCCGATCGCCAACTTTAATCTCTTTGCCATAACGGGTTACCAACCAGGGCAATTGCTCTTGCTCTTCAATGGCTTGGAGAATGCGATAGTACTTGGGATTACCTTGAAATAACCAATGGGCCATGGTTTAGCCGAGAATATAAGATCTTGGCAAAGACAGTGTTTTGTCTACTGCGCTTTCCCTATCCAATGCTCGATATTATCATCTCAAATAAACCTATGACCTTAGCGAAACGGATTCTGCCTTGTTTGGATGTCAATGCAGGGCGGGTGGTTAAAGGCATAAACTTTGTTGATCTCCAGGATGCCGGGGATCCGGTGGAACTAGCCCGGGCCTATAACCAAGCGGGGGCGGACGAGTTGGTCTTTTTAGACATCACCGCCACCCATGAGCAAAGGGATACCATTATCGATGTGGTCTATCGCACTGCCGAAGAGGTGTTTATTCCCCTAACGGTGGGAGGGGGGATTTCTACGCTGGAACATATTAAAAATTTACTCCGGGCCGGGGCAGATAAGGTGAGTGTTAATTCCTCCGCTGTGCGGGACCCGGACTTTATTAGTCGGGCCAGTGACCGTTTTGGGCGGCAATGCATTGTAGTGGCGATCGATGCCCGGCGGCGCTTAGATGCCCATAACCCGGGTTGGGATGTGTATGTACGGGGTGGCCGGGAAAATACCGGACTAGATGCGATCGCCTGGGCGGAGGAAGTGGCCCAACGGGGGGCAGGGGAATTGCTGGTCACCAGTATGGACGGAGATGGCACCCAAGCCGGTTACGATTTAGCCTTGACAGCGGCGATCGCCGAGCGGGTGGAAATTCCGGTTATCGCTTCCGGGGGAGCTGGTAATTGTCAGCATGTTTATGAAGCGTTTACCGAGGGTAAAGCCCAAGCGGCCCTGCTAGCATCCCTGTTGCACTATGGTCAGTTAACCATTAGTGAATTGAAAGACTTTTTACAGGCAAGACAAATCCCCGTCAGGGAAACTGGTTTAGGTGGTCAAAGGAAAAACTGAGAATAGATGCCTAAATCCCTTCAATCGTGGTGATGGTGGTGGGCTAAAAGCAATTCCTCCTGCAACAACTGTTGGTAAAGTTCCGGTAGCCGACTCGTCATCACATTATCCTCAATGCCGTAGCCCAAACTGGTCCAGGTGGGGGAAAGGTGTTCCAACACCTGATTTAATCGTCCTGCCCGCAACTGTTGGGCAATGTCCATGCCCCAAGCATTATTATCCGCCAGCCAACGGTAAAGCACCTGGTCTTGATATTCTGGCTCAAAACTATAATTTTTCCAGAGCAAAAACTTTTGGGGCTGGGGGTGGTATTTACTGGCTTTTTCTGCCCAGGTGGTGTTCAAAAACTGATAGCGACCGGAGGCCGTACTACAATTGCCCCGATTAGGCCCCATAAAAATCTTGACGCAACGGTTGGGATGTTCGCTCAAATCCCGCACATGTTGCCCTCCATAGATGACGTTATAAGGTTGGGGTGTATTGGCTTCACTAGCACTGATCGTCCGCATTAAGGCCCGTAGATAGGGATCTCCCCCTTCCATCACCAGGGGCGCAATCTCCACTTGACCAGAAAAGGTGGGTAGTTTCAGCTTTGACCAAGGGGACTGCCACAGGGCTACGCCGCCCCAGCCCAGCAAAATGGCGATCGCCAGGGTCCAGGGCCAGGGGGAAGCCAACCAAGGCCGATTTTTAGCCAAGGAAATATCTGATGGGGAGTGGGGATTGGGGTCAACTAAAAATTTGTGGTCAATCATGGATGGGGCCAGCGGAACCAGGGCGCTTTCCATCATAGGACTCTAGCAATGCCAGAATAAGTTTCCCCTTTTTACAGAAATTCATCCCCTACGGCGAAGAAGCCAAAGCCTTCTCAGAAAAGCTTTAAAATATTTAACAGAGGCAAATTGTTGCAACAGTCATTCTTCTGCGACCATCGTTGTCAACTTTCCCCCAGCTTCCGAAGTTTCACTTTTCCCTTATTCTGCACCTTGAACGTTTCTGTCCCCCATGTCCCGTCCGACTCGCCCATGTTTGATTCCATTGATTCGGCCCTAGCTGATATTAAAGCGGGCAAGGCCGTGGTGGTGGTGGACGACGAAAATCGGGAAAATGAAGGGGATTTGATCTGTGCAGCCCAATTTGCCACTCCCCCTTTGATCAACTTTATGGCGGTGGAAGCCCGGGGCTTGATTTGCCTAGCCATGACTGGCGATCGCCTGGATGAATTGGATTTGCCCTTGATGGTGAGCAAAAATACTGACAGCAATCAAACCGCTTTCACCGTCAGCATTGATGCCGCGCCCCATTTGGGGGTAAGCACTGGTATTTCCGCCGAGGATCGGGCCCGCACCATCCAAATTGCCATCAACCCTGTTACGAAACCGGAAGACCTTTCCCGCCCCGGCCACATTTTTCCCTTGCGGGCCAAAACTGGGGGAGTACTGAAACGGGCTGGCCACACGGAAGCGGCCGTGGATTTATCTCGCCTAGCGGGGCTGTATCCAGCGGGGGTAATTTGCGAAATTCAAAATGCCGATGGTTCCATGGCTCGGCTACCAGAACTAGTGGAGTATGCCCGCAAATATGGCCTCAAGCTGATCAGCATTGCCGATTTAATCAGTTACCGACTCCAGCACGACCGCTTTGTGCAAAGGGAGACCATTTGCCAATTTCCCAGTCAGTTTGGCGAATTTAAACTCTATGCTTACCGCAATTTATTAGATCAAACGGAACACATTGCCATCGTTAAGGGCGACCCGGCCCAGTTTGGCCAACAACCGGTAATGGTGCGAATGCACTCAGAATGTTTAACTGGCGATGCCCTCGGTTCCCTGCGCTGTGACTGTCGTATGCAACTCCAGGCGGCCCTAAAAATGCTGGAAAACCATGGCCTGGGGGTGGTGGTTTACCTGCGCCAGGAAGGTCGGGGTATCGGTTTGGTGAATAAACTCAAGGCCTATTCCCTGCAAGATTTGGGCTATGACACGGTGGAAGCCAATGAAAGACTCGGTTTTCCGGCGGATCTGCGGGACTACGGCATGGGAGCACAAATGCTCAATGATTTAGGGGTCAAACAAATCCGCTTGATCACCAACAATCCCCGTAAAATTGCTGGGCTGAAAGGCTATGGGCTAGAAATTGTTGAGCGGGTACCCCTGTTAATTGAAGCCAATGATTACAATTCCCATTACCTGACTACCAAGGCGGAAAAGCTCGGCCATTGGTTAGTCAAAACCTATCTGTTGGCGATCGCCGTTAAGTTTTCCCCCAACGTAGCTTCGTCTCAACAACGGTACGAAAAACTAGAAAAAATCCGTGCCTTGTTACAGGGCACCCCCCTAATGGTCCACGAAGATAATCGGCCCGTGGCGATCGCCTTGTTTGGCAAAAACGGCCTAATTTTCCATGTGGGGCTGGACCAGAATTTATCGCCGGGGCAACCTTGGCAAAAAGATCACAACGCTCCCTACCCTGCTTTAGTGAAGAACTTTCTCGGACAACTAAAAAGTTGGCCAGATTTGCAGTCCCTGTCTTTTCTGGTAGCCCAAGGAGAAGATCCCATGGGCACATTACAGGTCAGTTTGGAACGGGAAAGCCTACCTTTTGACCATTTCAGCGCCGACGCTCTGGACCAATGGCAATGCCAAACAGTTTACACCTACGGCAAAACCATGGAGGAATAGTTACAGATAACAGTGACGGGATTGGGTTGACCCGGTTCAGAGACGGGCCAGGGCCTTGATTTTAGATTGCTTATCAGGAGCTAGAAACGCTAACTCTTCCGCCTCCACCAGGCCTTCCTTGAGCAATTGGGCAAAGACAAAAACAATCACCGACTGGCGATCGTCGTACTTACCGTCTATTTCGTGGCGTTTTGCACTCAAAAAGTCGTGGAGTTTCCAAAGATCATCAATTTTTGTAATCTGGGAAGCTTGGGCCTGCACCGTTGCCAACAGTCCATCCAACTCCCTTTCATAGGCCTTGCGAAATAGAGCGTGGGCAGACTGGGTTTCAGCTTGGGACCAGGGGGCTTCGGCGGTTTGTAACATTAACTTATGATATAGATTTGTAATTATCATTACCATGATAAAAAAAGTGAGCTTACTCTGCAACGAGAAGCCCACAGTTAAGGGTATTTTTGCTAATTATCTTCCTAGTCAATGTCCTCCCTTCCCTAGTGGATTGGGACAGGACTGGGTTCCAATGGTTTATTATTTTAGCGGGCGAAGTTAAGCAATTCTTTGGGGGAAGCAAGCAGATCGATCGCCACGAAGAAGATTTTTCCTTCGGGGTTGAGGAGGAAGCGCCAGGCGATGTTCATGCCCACGTTGCCGCCAAACCAAGGAGTTTGCACTTTACCGGTAACTTTAATTTGGGTGAAACCATCTTCGGCCGGTTCGGTCACTCCCCGCTCCGGGATCAATTTCAGATTTTGGCACTCTTCCCGGAAAAAGCGGAGCACATTCTCTTTGCCAACAATGGGGCGTTGGAAAGGAGGCTGGAGGGCGCCGTCGGAGGTGAATAATTCAATTAAGGTATCGAAATCGTTGGCATTGAGGTTGTCCATGTAGTTCAGGACGGTGGCATTGGTTACCCCCTCAATGGTGACTTTGGTGCGGCTGGCGGTGTCCTGGGGGGGGACAACGGGTTCAGCAATGCGCTTAATATCTTTACCGACAGTGAAGCCCATATCCACCACGGCGTTTCGCAATACGGTAATCTGTTGACCGGACTCTAAACCTTGGATGGTGGCCAGTACGGCGTTGGCGTTGGCAGAAAGTTGGTACCCAGCGGGAATAGGAGCCACAAGGCCCTGCTCCATCAATTCCCCTAAACGATACCAGAAGCCTAATTTGATGTTGGGAGACCAACTAGCGTAGGTGCGGCACAGGGGAGTATCAGCCCGGTTAGCCAAGTCACACATGGCCTGGGTCTGTTGTAGGGGAGTCATGCCTTGAATTTCTTTGAGGGCATTTTCTGCTAGCTGCATACTGGCGGCCCCGGGGGCAGCAATGGTGAGGGTCTTGCCCATTTCTAGATAGGCAAACCAAATCAAAGCCAGCTGATCTTCGGCATTAAGCTGGGAAAAACGGGCAATGGTGGCAGGCACAACGTCTGCAGCTAGGGTGTTGGGGAAAATTCCACGGGCAGAGTCAATGGTGAATGGCATAGGTTTTATAGATGAATCAACTTTCCCCCGAATCTACCACGGTTTGGTGGGCCCCCTTGGGATCGGAAAACCGAATGATGACCCAGATTTTTACCAATGGTTTGTCCCAGATCAAGGACAATCAAGCCAAGTAATAGTGGTGAGATAATTATTACTTCGGCTACTATTGGTTAGGAAAATTAATTGATGGAATCAATGGATACAAATCAGATTGCCCCCTTTGTTGTTTTCTCTTAACTAACAGCGACCCCGGGATATAGGCAATAATTACCAAGGCGATCGCTCCCTGGGAATGTTTTCTTGCCGCTTGGACTTTTTCTCTAGCAATGCTTCTATGCTCTACCAATTGGTTGTTGACTCGCCTTCGTTTAAGAAGGTTATTCGTTTACAAAATTCCTGTTATTCCATTGGCCGTCATCCCAGCAATAGCATTGTTATCCCTTCCCCCCAAATTTCCCGTCGCCACGCCACCCTGATCAAGAAAATCAACCCTAACTTGGACATTTCTTTTCACATCATTGATGGAGATTTGGAAGGCCATCGCAGTCGTAATGGAGTGTGGGTCAACGGTGAATCTCATTTGGATTATGAGCTTGTCCATGGGGATGTCATCGCCCTATCGGAAGATATTCAAATTTTTTACCAGGCTATCCCCAGCGACCCCAAAGATAGCCTCTCCGGGTCCGGCGATCGCCAACGACTGACCCCGGATTTATCCGAGCATTTTCCCCAGGAACAATGGGACATCACCTTGATTGGCCAAGAAAATGATCTTTCTCAGCTGAGCCACGAACAACTAGCAAAACTGGCCGCCTGTATTGAATATAGTCCTTATCCCATGGTGGAGATTGATTACTTTGGTAATCTGACTTATTTGAACACAGCTACTAAAGAAAAATTTCCTTCCCTTCGGGAAGATTCCATGACCCATCCTCTTCTCAAGGATATTATTCCCCAGGGAGAAGATGCACCCATCTACTATCTCCGGACCAGGGAAGTACAAATAGGAGATAAATTCTATGAACAACATATTCATTACCCTGCCGAAAGCCAGTTTATTCGTAGTTATATTTTCGATATCACTGAGCGCAAAGTAATTGAACAATCGATTCATTATCAAGCTTTTTACGATCCGTTGACAGATTTACCCAACCGTTTTTTATTCAAGCAGGAACTAGGCAAAGTTTTAAGCAATGTTCAAAATCAAAACAGCGTTTTAGGATTGGTGCTTTTAGGTTTTCGAGAACTACAATCCTTAAATGATCTACTGGGGCATAGCGTTGCCGATGAAGTGCTAAAAATTATCACCGAAAGATTATCTGCCCATGTACGTTTGGAAGATTTACTTTGTCGTTGGCGGGGTGATACTTTTATTCTACTCATCCAATCTTGCCGTAATCTAGAAGAAATTGAGGTTTTTGTCCGGCGCTTGTTAGCCGTGCTCAAAAGACCTTTTTTCATTGCCAATAATCCCCTCTATCTCCAGGGCTATGCTGGCATTGCCTGTTATCCTCACCATGGCGATAACGTCGAAACATTACTAAATCGGGTGGGAGTGGCCTTAAACGAAGTCAAAGATATTGGTAGTAGGCAGTATTGCTTCTATGAAGAGTCCATGAACAGTGACCATCTAGAAAGAATTCAACTGGAGCACGCCCTACACCAGGCTTTGGAAAAAGACGAATTTTTGCTCTACTATCAGCCCATTATCGATGTGGAAGCAGGTCGTCTCTGTGGGGTGGAAGCTCTAATCCGTTGGCAACACCCAATCCAAGGTTTAGTTCCTCCAGCATTGTTTATTGGTTTGCTAGAAACCACTGGCTTGATTATTCCTGTTGGTGAGTGGAT containing:
- the hisF gene encoding imidazole glycerol phosphate synthase subunit HisF, which translates into the protein MTLAKRILPCLDVNAGRVVKGINFVDLQDAGDPVELARAYNQAGADELVFLDITATHEQRDTIIDVVYRTAEEVFIPLTVGGGISTLEHIKNLLRAGADKVSVNSSAVRDPDFISRASDRFGRQCIVVAIDARRRLDAHNPGWDVYVRGGRENTGLDAIAWAEEVAQRGAGELLVTSMDGDGTQAGYDLALTAAIAERVEIPVIASGGAGNCQHVYEAFTEGKAQAALLASLLHYGQLTISELKDFLQARQIPVRETGLGGQRKN
- a CDS encoding orange carotenoid-binding protein; protein product: MPFTIDSARGIFPNTLAADVVPATIARFSQLNAEDQLALIWFAYLEMGKTLTIAAPGAASMQLAENALKEIQGMTPLQQTQAMCDLANRADTPLCRTYASWSPNIKLGFWYRLGELMEQGLVAPIPAGYQLSANANAVLATIQGLESGQQITVLRNAVVDMGFTVGKDIKRIAEPVVPPQDTASRTKVTIEGVTNATVLNYMDNLNANDFDTLIELFTSDGALQPPFQRPIVGKENVLRFFREECQNLKLIPERGVTEPAEDGFTQIKVTGKVQTPWFGGNVGMNIAWRFLLNPEGKIFFVAIDLLASPKELLNFAR
- the ribBA gene encoding bifunctional 3,4-dihydroxy-2-butanone-4-phosphate synthase/GTP cyclohydrolase II is translated as MFDSIDSALADIKAGKAVVVVDDENRENEGDLICAAQFATPPLINFMAVEARGLICLAMTGDRLDELDLPLMVSKNTDSNQTAFTVSIDAAPHLGVSTGISAEDRARTIQIAINPVTKPEDLSRPGHIFPLRAKTGGVLKRAGHTEAAVDLSRLAGLYPAGVICEIQNADGSMARLPELVEYARKYGLKLISIADLISYRLQHDRFVQRETICQFPSQFGEFKLYAYRNLLDQTEHIAIVKGDPAQFGQQPVMVRMHSECLTGDALGSLRCDCRMQLQAALKMLENHGLGVVVYLRQEGRGIGLVNKLKAYSLQDLGYDTVEANERLGFPADLRDYGMGAQMLNDLGVKQIRLITNNPRKIAGLKGYGLEIVERVPLLIEANDYNSHYLTTKAEKLGHWLVKTYLLAIAVKFSPNVASSQQRYEKLEKIRALLQGTPLMVHEDNRPVAIALFGKNGLIFHVGLDQNLSPGQPWQKDHNAPYPALVKNFLGQLKSWPDLQSLSFLVAQGEDPMGTLQVSLERESLPFDHFSADALDQWQCQTVYTYGKTMEE
- a CDS encoding EVE domain-containing protein, with protein sequence MAHWLFQGNPKYYRILQAIEEQEQLPWLVTRYGKEIKVGDRALVWMAGPEAGIYAIAEVTKPPEIHGELLDKQYWLVPDQAKLDKPRVQLTFLRKLLGQPLRRHELKQDQILRDLSVIRAPNSTNFRVTEEQWQRVYGLKG
- a CDS encoding glycoside hydrolase family protein; translated protein: MIDHKFLVDPNPHSPSDISLAKNRPWLASPWPWTLAIAILLGWGGVALWQSPWSKLKLPTFSGQVEIAPLVMEGGDPYLRALMRTISASEANTPQPYNVIYGGQHVRDLSEHPNRCVKIFMGPNRGNCSTASGRYQFLNTTWAEKASKYHPQPQKFLLWKNYSFEPEYQDQVLYRWLADNNAWGMDIAQQLRAGRLNQVLEHLSPTWTSLGYGIEDNVMTSRLPELYQQLLQEELLLAHHHHHD
- a CDS encoding fluorescence recovery protein, which gives rise to MLQTAEAPWSQAETQSAHALFRKAYERELDGLLATVQAQASQITKIDDLWKLHDFLSAKRHEIDGKYDDRQSVIVFVFAQLLKEGLVEAEELAFLAPDKQSKIKALARL
- a CDS encoding EAL domain-containing protein, with the translated sequence MLYQLVVDSPSFKKVIRLQNSCYSIGRHPSNSIVIPSPQISRRHATLIKKINPNLDISFHIIDGDLEGHRSRNGVWVNGESHLDYELVHGDVIALSEDIQIFYQAIPSDPKDSLSGSGDRQRLTPDLSEHFPQEQWDITLIGQENDLSQLSHEQLAKLAACIEYSPYPMVEIDYFGNLTYLNTATKEKFPSLREDSMTHPLLKDIIPQGEDAPIYYLRTREVQIGDKFYEQHIHYPAESQFIRSYIFDITERKVIEQSIHYQAFYDPLTDLPNRFLFKQELGKVLSNVQNQNSVLGLVLLGFRELQSLNDLLGHSVADEVLKIITERLSAHVRLEDLLCRWRGDTFILLIQSCRNLEEIEVFVRRLLAVLKRPFFIANNPLYLQGYAGIACYPHHGDNVETLLNRVGVALNEVKDIGSRQYCFYEESMNSDHLERIQLEHALHQALEKDEFLLYYQPIIDVEAGRLCGVEALIRWQHPIQGLVPPALFIGLLETTGLIIPVGEWIMRTAFQHFQGWAPAVDDDFRIAINLSPKQFQAPDLLPTILRILEESSLPPHRLEVEITENIVMQNVTATQNLLNALQSHGIRLSMDDFGTGYSSLSYLKTFPFNTLKIDRSFTKDILHTPKDAAIIQAMLLLGNGFNLNIIAEGIEEESQAHRLHELGCREMQGYWFSHPLSEAEITAFLAAGNFQRFCLG